The proteins below are encoded in one region of Maribacter aestuarii:
- a CDS encoding sigma-70 family RNA polymerase sigma factor, protein MRQLKIIKQVTNRESKSLDKYLQDISKIDLITANEEVELAQRIREGDQIALEKLTTANLRFVVSVAKQYQNQGLKLPDLINEGNLGLVKAAKRFDETRGFKFISYAVWWIRQSILQALAEQSRVVRLPLNKIGSINKIKKTFSYLEQAHERPPSAEEIAKELEMTVTEVKQSLKNSGRHVSMDAPLREGEDSNLYDVLRSGESPRPDNQLLQQSLNTEINRALETLSPREADVVKLYYGIGDQQSMTLAEIGQTFDLTRERVRQIREKAIRKLRHASRSKLLKTYLG, encoded by the coding sequence ATGAGGCAACTAAAGATTATCAAGCAGGTTACCAATCGCGAATCAAAATCATTGGACAAATACCTGCAGGATATCAGTAAGATTGATTTAATTACTGCAAATGAAGAAGTAGAATTAGCCCAAAGAATACGTGAGGGAGATCAAATAGCATTAGAAAAATTGACCACTGCCAACCTTAGGTTCGTAGTTTCTGTGGCAAAACAATATCAAAATCAAGGATTAAAACTTCCGGATTTAATTAACGAAGGAAATTTAGGGTTGGTTAAGGCTGCGAAGCGTTTTGACGAAACTCGTGGATTTAAATTTATATCCTATGCCGTATGGTGGATTAGACAATCCATTTTACAAGCTTTGGCCGAGCAGTCTAGGGTAGTACGCCTACCGTTGAACAAAATCGGTTCCATCAATAAAATTAAAAAGACGTTTTCCTATTTGGAGCAAGCCCATGAGCGACCACCTTCTGCCGAAGAAATCGCAAAGGAACTGGAAATGACCGTAACAGAGGTCAAGCAATCCCTAAAAAACTCTGGAAGACATGTATCCATGGATGCGCCGTTAAGGGAGGGTGAGGATTCTAACCTATATGACGTTCTACGTTCTGGGGAATCACCCAGACCGGATAACCAGTTGTTGCAACAGTCTTTGAATACGGAGATCAATAGGGCTTTAGAGACACTTTCGCCTAGGGAAGCGGATGTGGTAAAACTTTACTACGGCATTGGCGATCAACAATCAATGACCTTGGCAGAAATTGGCCAAACCTTTGATTTGACTCGGGAACGAGTTCGTCAAATTAGGGAAAAGGCAATTCGCAAACTGCGCCATGCCTCTAGAAGTAAATTATTAAAGACGTATTTGGGATAG
- a CDS encoding DUF6155 family protein, with protein MSKRALKTYLSELSKKDLEEQLMDLYTRFPSVKTYYDFVFNPKEEKLVQEAKAKISNEYFPVKRRRPKARRSVAQKYLKHFLKLGMDPHMVADVMCFNLEIAQTFAMDRNVPDAFYKSMANSFTEMTTYISQNGLLADYRERMLKIYKETQEQNWLFEEDFSRALDIID; from the coding sequence ATGAGCAAAAGAGCATTAAAGACCTATTTGTCGGAATTGTCCAAAAAAGACCTGGAGGAGCAACTTATGGATTTATACACTCGCTTTCCTTCGGTAAAGACCTACTACGACTTTGTTTTTAATCCCAAAGAAGAAAAGCTGGTTCAGGAGGCCAAAGCGAAAATTTCCAATGAATACTTTCCGGTAAAGCGAAGAAGGCCAAAGGCCAGGCGTTCCGTAGCTCAAAAATACTTGAAACACTTTCTGAAACTGGGTATGGACCCGCATATGGTGGCCGACGTTATGTGCTTTAATTTAGAAATTGCCCAAACCTTTGCCATGGACCGCAACGTACCGGACGCCTTTTATAAAAGCATGGCCAATTCCTTTACGGAAATGACTACTTATATTTCACAGAATGGCCTTTTGGCGGATTACCGGGAACGCATGCTTAAAATTTACAAAGAAACACAAGAACAAAACTGGCTCTTTGAGGAGGATTTCTCCCGAGCCCTAGATATCATTGATTAG
- a CDS encoding 2-hydroxyacid dehydrogenase yields MAIVIIRQDGKIDLWKDALLEADPSIKVYNYLEEHPKEGVSMALTWKHPEESLSVYPNLKCIASAGAGVDYIFEDETVPKNIPITRIVDPYLAGDMSEHVLAVIMAHIKNLNAYKLNQVAGIWKTIAYKRIKDVTVGIMGLGELGSLTGSDLYRYGFTVQGWSRSKKSIEGVKTFAGDAELKPFLNTTDILVCLLPLTPETTGVLNASLFRQLPEHAYVVNVARGGHLVDEDLVQALQIGHLSGACLDVYHQEPLPKDHPFWSHPKIHMTPHYASVSDTASVIPQIIENYHRIAKGHPLLNEVDRKKGY; encoded by the coding sequence ATGGCAATTGTTATAATTAGACAGGACGGAAAAATAGACCTTTGGAAGGACGCCCTTTTAGAGGCAGATCCTTCGATAAAGGTTTACAATTACTTGGAAGAACATCCTAAAGAGGGGGTGAGCATGGCCCTCACATGGAAACACCCCGAAGAAAGCTTATCCGTTTACCCTAATCTTAAATGTATTGCCTCGGCAGGTGCAGGGGTAGATTATATTTTTGAGGACGAAACTGTTCCAAAAAACATTCCCATCACCCGTATTGTAGACCCCTATTTGGCCGGTGATATGTCCGAACATGTTTTAGCGGTAATCATGGCGCATATTAAGAATTTGAACGCCTATAAATTGAATCAAGTTGCCGGTATATGGAAAACCATAGCTTATAAGCGTATAAAGGACGTAACCGTGGGTATTATGGGACTTGGAGAACTAGGTTCGTTAACCGGGTCGGATTTATATCGTTACGGATTTACCGTACAGGGCTGGTCCAGAAGCAAAAAAAGTATTGAAGGCGTCAAAACTTTTGCTGGGGATGCGGAACTCAAGCCCTTTTTAAATACAACGGATATTCTGGTTTGCTTGCTTCCGTTAACTCCGGAGACCACGGGAGTTTTAAACGCTTCGCTATTTCGGCAATTACCTGAGCATGCATATGTAGTTAATGTAGCCAGAGGTGGTCATCTGGTGGATGAGGATTTAGTGCAAGCCCTGCAAATTGGTCACCTCTCAGGTGCCTGCTTGGATGTTTACCATCAAGAACCGTTGCCTAAAGACCATCCCTTTTGGAGCCATCCTAAAATTCACATGACGCCCCACTACGCCAGCGTTTCGGACACCGCATCGGTTATACCACAGATCATAGAAAATTATCATCGGATAGCAAAAGGACATCCTTTGCTCAACGAGGTCGATCGCAAGAAAGGCTACTAA
- a CDS encoding DEAD/DEAH box helicase — translation MSLEKEITEKTLYDYQEEDLKAIFKYLKENPDSSNLLYQLPTGGGKTVVFSEIARRYIEKTNKKVVVLTHRIELSLQTSKMLHGFGVNNKIINSDVKELIDQDEFMCFVAMVETLNNRLQEEKVEISNIGLVIIDEAHYNSFRKLFKYFEDAVILGVTATPLSSNIKLPMKDNYKKLIIGESIASLIEKKFLAKANMYNYDVSLQSLKLGISGDYTVKSSDELYGNHSMLGKLLNAYTEIAQGTKTLIFNNGINTSRYVYETFKKAGYNIRHLDNKNTASERKEILEWFSNTPDAILTSVSILTTGFDEPSVETIILNRATRSLTLYFQMIGRGSRYLPNKEEFTVVDMGNNIARFGMWEAPVDWQEIFHFPDFYLENIKNDEEIEREFVYEMPQELRDEFSKSENIEFDIKAEYKKSFANGEKSKLVLEKSIEQHAQICVENAEDVFDARILAKKLKEEISYRVRQYSYCIMNNTKNYKEWLEEDYERKLRSKISKKFAARM, via the coding sequence TTGAGCCTAGAAAAAGAAATTACAGAAAAGACATTATACGATTATCAGGAGGAAGACCTTAAGGCCATATTTAAATACCTGAAGGAAAATCCGGATAGCTCCAATCTTCTTTATCAACTGCCTACGGGTGGGGGTAAGACCGTCGTTTTTTCTGAAATCGCACGTAGGTATATCGAAAAGACCAACAAAAAGGTCGTTGTGCTCACCCATCGTATTGAACTAAGTCTTCAAACTTCGAAAATGCTCCACGGTTTTGGGGTAAATAATAAAATCATCAATAGCGATGTAAAAGAGCTCATCGATCAAGATGAGTTCATGTGTTTTGTGGCGATGGTAGAGACCTTGAACAATAGGCTGCAAGAAGAGAAGGTAGAAATTTCGAATATTGGGCTTGTAATTATCGATGAGGCACATTACAACTCTTTCCGCAAACTGTTCAAATATTTTGAGGATGCCGTAATTTTGGGAGTTACCGCGACCCCCTTAAGTTCCAACATCAAACTCCCGATGAAGGACAACTATAAAAAGCTAATTATAGGGGAATCCATCGCATCGCTCATTGAAAAAAAGTTCCTGGCCAAGGCCAACATGTACAATTATGATGTAAGCCTGCAATCCCTGAAATTGGGTATTAGTGGCGATTACACCGTAAAGTCTTCCGACGAGCTCTATGGGAATCATAGCATGTTGGGTAAGCTACTCAATGCTTATACGGAAATTGCCCAGGGCACCAAAACGTTGATTTTCAACAACGGTATCAACACCTCCAGGTACGTGTATGAGACCTTTAAAAAGGCCGGATATAATATCCGTCACTTGGACAATAAGAATACGGCTTCGGAACGAAAAGAGATTCTGGAATGGTTCTCCAATACGCCAGATGCCATTCTCACCTCGGTAAGTATTTTGACCACGGGTTTTGACGAACCATCTGTGGAGACCATCATATTGAATCGCGCTACGCGTTCGTTAACACTCTACTTCCAAATGATCGGTCGTGGTTCGCGCTACTTGCCGAACAAGGAAGAATTTACCGTGGTGGATATGGGGAACAACATTGCCCGTTTCGGTATGTGGGAAGCCCCGGTGGACTGGCAAGAAATTTTTCACTTTCCGGATTTTTACTTGGAGAATATTAAGAACGACGAAGAGATTGAACGGGAATTCGTTTATGAAATGCCACAAGAGCTACGGGATGAATTCTCAAAATCGGAAAATATAGAGTTCGATATCAAGGCGGAATATAAAAAGAGTTTTGCCAATGGCGAGAAATCGAAATTAGTACTGGAAAAAAGCATTGAGCAGCATGCCCAAATTTGTGTGGAGAATGCCGAGGATGTGTTTGATGCCCGGATACTAGCCAAAAAATTAAAGGAAGAGATTTCCTATCGGGTGCGTCAATATTCCTATTGCATCATGAACAATACGAAGAACTACAAAGAGTGGTTGGAAGAGGATTATGAGCGAAAACTGCGTTCCAAAATCTCCAAAAAGTTCGCTGCTCGGATGTAG
- a CDS encoding glycosyltransferase → MDLKKLLVIGYHWPEPTSTAAGVHMMQLLDIFLEENYHITFASTAAVSEHSANLQELGIETQSIELNSETFDEFITTLNPGMVLFDRFLAEEQFGWRVAEQCPNSLRMLDTEDLHSLRHVREELLKEGKPFTVDAWLQNDKTKREIASIYRCDLSLIISTYEMELLTEMIKMDESLVLHLPFLLDEIQDTKQLPSFEDRRDFIFIGGGKHSPNIDAIKWLKTAIWPRIKSQIPEAKLQVYGAYLPQQVLELHNVKEGFLIRGRAEAVDDVMQSVKVCLAPLRFGAGIKGKLINAMQNGTPSVTTDVGAEGMHGDLPWCGSVAKNAEDFAKASIVLYTNKSDWQIAQEQGFEIINTLYSKPDLKTRFLSKLEVLNNNLKQHRTQNFIGALLQQQEFASTKYMGKWIAEKNKK, encoded by the coding sequence ATGGACCTCAAGAAACTCCTTGTCATCGGTTACCACTGGCCAGAACCGACTTCCACGGCCGCAGGGGTGCATATGATGCAGTTGTTGGACATTTTTTTGGAAGAGAATTATCATATCACCTTTGCTTCTACAGCCGCCGTTTCGGAACATTCAGCCAATCTTCAGGAATTAGGTATTGAAACACAATCTATTGAACTTAACAGCGAGACATTCGATGAATTTATAACAACACTAAACCCAGGTATGGTCCTTTTTGACCGATTCCTGGCCGAAGAACAGTTCGGTTGGCGGGTGGCAGAACAGTGTCCGAATTCGCTCCGGATGCTAGATACCGAGGACCTGCATTCCCTTCGTCATGTCCGAGAGGAACTTTTAAAAGAAGGTAAACCTTTCACAGTTGATGCCTGGCTACAAAACGACAAAACCAAACGGGAAATAGCCAGCATTTACCGTTGCGACTTGTCGTTGATCATTTCAACTTATGAAATGGAATTGTTAACCGAGATGATTAAAATGGATGAAAGTCTCGTGTTACATCTTCCTTTCTTACTAGACGAGATTCAGGATACCAAACAACTTCCTTCTTTTGAAGATCGAAGGGATTTTATCTTTATCGGGGGTGGGAAGCACAGTCCGAATATTGATGCCATCAAATGGCTGAAAACTGCTATTTGGCCTAGAATAAAATCCCAAATACCAGAGGCAAAGCTACAGGTTTACGGAGCCTATTTACCACAGCAGGTACTAGAACTACATAACGTAAAGGAAGGATTTTTGATACGGGGTAGGGCGGAAGCGGTGGATGATGTAATGCAATCCGTGAAGGTGTGTTTGGCACCGCTGCGCTTTGGTGCAGGAATTAAAGGCAAATTGATCAACGCTATGCAAAATGGCACCCCCAGCGTTACAACGGACGTAGGGGCGGAGGGCATGCACGGAGATTTACCTTGGTGCGGTAGTGTTGCGAAGAATGCGGAAGACTTTGCAAAAGCTTCTATAGTGTTATATACCAATAAGTCGGATTGGCAAATAGCGCAAGAGCAGGGATTTGAAATTATCAATACGCTTTATTCCAAGCCCGATTTAAAAACAAGATTTCTGTCTAAGCTAGAAGTGTTGAACAATAATCTCAAACAACACAGAACTCAAAATTTTATAGGCGCTTTACTTCAGCAGCAAGAGTTTGCCAGTACCAAATACATGGGAAAGTGGATTGCCGAAAAAAACAAAAAGTAA
- a CDS encoding M24 family metallopeptidase produces MKRIPLFLLLLICTNVFTQEALRRWRKLNQVRQDKFDLVLPTAMRENNIDMWIVTNREGNLDPLYTDMGEGYVGSNAYYIFYDAGGERIERAALGVGGYLLKEGNTYDYFGSADELKEFVKKRNPKTIGLNISKNFGGADGLTHSAYLELTEILGEEYAKRFVSAEKLVSDFRSRRVASEIAIYGEAGELSYTIAEKAFANDVITPGVTTLEDVAWFMKEQQFKNNLGSSFGMPSVYVTGPDGVIATSTDRIIQRGDVLMLDWGVGLMNMFTDMKRMAYVLKEGETEVPVGIKNAFEQGVKVRDIIKKTIKPGVTAQKAEDAVYAALTEAGFNKMEGFNKYTDLDKTDVIIGCHSVGNWGHGIGPSIAFFNPVRLGYELKPSNLISIELFAYTKVPEWGGKKLRVPLEDDAVITERGIEWLYPINPRILVIK; encoded by the coding sequence ATGAAAAGAATTCCGCTTTTTTTACTTCTACTAATTTGCACGAATGTTTTTACACAAGAAGCCTTGCGTCGTTGGCGGAAGCTGAACCAAGTGCGCCAGGATAAATTTGATTTGGTATTGCCCACTGCCATGCGAGAAAACAATATTGATATGTGGATCGTGACCAACAGGGAGGGCAATCTGGACCCCTTGTATACCGATATGGGTGAAGGGTACGTAGGTAGCAATGCTTATTACATTTTCTACGATGCCGGGGGAGAACGTATAGAACGGGCAGCGCTAGGAGTGGGTGGCTATCTTTTGAAAGAGGGTAACACCTATGACTATTTTGGGTCGGCGGACGAGTTGAAGGAATTTGTTAAGAAACGAAATCCCAAAACCATAGGACTCAATATTTCCAAAAATTTTGGAGGGGCGGACGGACTCACACATTCGGCCTATCTAGAGCTTACCGAAATCCTGGGGGAGGAATATGCAAAGCGATTTGTTTCCGCCGAAAAGTTGGTATCCGATTTCCGTTCCAGACGTGTGGCGAGTGAAATCGCGATTTACGGCGAGGCGGGTGAACTGTCCTATACCATTGCGGAAAAAGCTTTTGCCAACGATGTCATCACTCCAGGGGTCACCACCTTAGAGGACGTGGCCTGGTTTATGAAAGAACAACAGTTTAAAAACAATTTGGGCTCCTCTTTTGGAATGCCTTCCGTATATGTTACCGGTCCCGATGGGGTCATCGCCACTTCCACCGACCGTATCATCCAACGTGGTGATGTTCTTATGCTGGATTGGGGCGTTGGGCTTATGAACATGTTTACGGACATGAAGCGAATGGCCTATGTATTGAAAGAAGGGGAAACCGAAGTGCCGGTAGGTATAAAAAATGCCTTTGAGCAAGGGGTGAAAGTCAGGGATATCATCAAAAAAACGATAAAACCGGGCGTTACGGCACAAAAAGCGGAGGATGCCGTTTATGCGGCATTGACCGAAGCCGGGTTCAATAAAATGGAAGGCTTTAATAAATACACGGATTTGGATAAAACCGATGTCATTATCGGCTGTCACTCCGTTGGAAACTGGGGGCACGGTATTGGTCCATCCATTGCCTTTTTTAATCCGGTCCGATTGGGATATGAGCTAAAGCCTTCCAACTTAATTTCCATAGAATTGTTCGCTTATACCAAAGTTCCGGAATGGGGTGGCAAAAAGCTACGCGTTCCTTTGGAGGACGACGCCGTCATTACCGAGCGTGGTATAGAATGGTTGTACCCTATTAATCCTAGGATACTGGTGATTAAATAA
- a CDS encoding FAD-dependent oxidoreductase — protein sequence MLRFLTVLPLFALLLLLSSGCSTKDRSVSADVIIYGGTSAGITAAIQAARLGKSVIILEPTNRLGGLTTGGLGQTDIGNKQVIGGLAREFYRSIKSHYNDSTNWVWQRSSEYKDGGQTQSGKDEDAMWTFEPSAALEVYNEMLKDLDIKIVYNQKLNRETGVSKVANTITSITAKSADTYLGTVFIDATYEGDLMAAAGISYTVGRESNSQYGETLNGIQANKFATTLSGTVSNNSVYHNFVDGVDPYVVKGDSLSGLLPFINPGGPGLDGQADEGIQAFCFRMTLTNHPDNRIPFTKPENYNELDYELLFRNYEAANGPIEEMYSYGDPILPWINAAMPNRKTDTNNQKGFSTDFIGQNWDYPEASYEEREKIIARHRDYQQGLMWTLAYHPRIPKKVRDRVSQWGTCKDEYEREDGWQQQLYIREARRMIGDYVMTQKNCERIDVVNDPIGMAAYGMDSHHIKRYVTSEGYVANEGNVEAHVKAPFPISYRSIVPKKIECSNLVVPVCLSASHIAFGSIRMEPVFMVLGQSSGVIASMAIDQGRAVQDIPYDALKETLAELEQVLE from the coding sequence ATGCTTAGATTTTTAACAGTACTTCCTTTGTTTGCACTACTACTGCTTTTAAGTAGTGGTTGTAGCACCAAAGACCGTTCAGTTTCGGCTGATGTTATTATATACGGAGGAACTTCTGCTGGCATAACTGCCGCGATACAAGCTGCTCGGCTTGGGAAATCGGTCATAATACTGGAACCCACAAACAGATTGGGAGGATTAACCACGGGTGGTTTAGGCCAGACGGATATTGGCAACAAACAGGTCATCGGAGGACTGGCCCGGGAGTTTTATAGGAGTATTAAGTCGCATTATAATGATTCCACCAATTGGGTCTGGCAACGCAGTTCGGAATATAAGGACGGCGGACAAACACAATCCGGTAAAGATGAGGATGCCATGTGGACTTTTGAGCCTTCGGCCGCTTTGGAAGTGTACAATGAAATGCTAAAAGACCTCGATATTAAAATAGTCTATAACCAAAAACTTAATCGCGAAACAGGCGTATCAAAAGTTGCTAATACCATTACGTCAATCACCGCAAAATCTGCGGATACCTACTTGGGAACCGTTTTTATAGATGCCACCTATGAGGGCGACCTAATGGCCGCCGCAGGAATATCCTATACGGTAGGCCGAGAATCCAATTCCCAGTACGGAGAAACCTTAAATGGCATTCAGGCCAACAAATTTGCCACAACCCTAAGCGGAACTGTTTCCAACAACAGCGTGTACCATAATTTTGTAGACGGTGTTGATCCCTACGTTGTCAAAGGTGATTCCTTGAGCGGACTCTTGCCTTTTATCAATCCAGGTGGCCCTGGTTTAGATGGGCAAGCCGATGAAGGCATACAGGCGTTCTGTTTCCGCATGACCCTAACCAACCATCCTGATAATCGAATTCCGTTTACGAAGCCCGAAAATTATAATGAATTGGACTATGAACTGCTATTCCGTAATTATGAAGCCGCCAACGGGCCTATAGAAGAAATGTATTCGTATGGCGACCCTATACTTCCTTGGATCAATGCGGCCATGCCGAACAGAAAAACGGATACCAACAACCAAAAAGGTTTTTCAACCGATTTTATTGGACAAAATTGGGACTATCCTGAGGCTTCCTATGAGGAGCGTGAGAAAATTATAGCTCGGCATCGGGACTACCAACAGGGTTTAATGTGGACATTGGCCTATCATCCACGAATTCCGAAAAAAGTAAGGGACAGGGTGTCCCAATGGGGTACTTGCAAAGATGAATACGAACGTGAAGATGGCTGGCAACAACAATTGTACATACGGGAAGCGCGCCGTATGATAGGTGATTATGTCATGACCCAAAAAAACTGCGAACGAATTGACGTAGTCAATGACCCCATAGGTATGGCGGCCTACGGCATGGATTCCCATCATATAAAGCGATACGTAACTTCCGAAGGCTACGTAGCCAACGAGGGAAATGTAGAGGCCCATGTCAAAGCTCCCTTTCCCATTAGTTACCGCTCTATAGTTCCCAAAAAAATAGAATGTTCCAATTTAGTCGTTCCTGTCTGCTTGAGCGCATCACATATTGCATTTGGGTCCATTCGGATGGAACCGGTCTTTATGGTTCTTGGTCAAAGTTCCGGAGTAATTGCGAGCATGGCCATAGACCAAGGGCGAGCCGTGCAGGATATACCGTACGATGCACTTAAAGAGACTCTTGCAGAATTGGAACAAGTGTTGGAATAG
- a CDS encoding SGNH/GDSL hydrolase family protein, with the protein MHNYYYFLLFVFMSIPVWGISQELETTTYFGKDYFLLEGTAIADSLKENRYDRLPVSLKDIVRKPVWDLSKASAGMSIRFFSNSTSISVKWTLLNNNTMNHMAETGIKGLDLYFKNNGNWQYLNTARPTDMDNESMLINTMTDEMREYKMYLPLYDGVVHLEVGIDRNSVIKKPTKNNDSSIVFYGTSITQGGCASRPGMAHTNIISRKLNMDCINYGFSGNGRMEQPINELISELNPAFYVIECLPNMNPEQITDRAIPLVKTIREKHPETAIVFVENFKYEQSALSKHWSNMVKDRNTSLKTEYTKMMDGGFEHIFYIDSNNATGDDHEGSVDGVHFTDLGFMRYADFLMAKFKEFGLITTTED; encoded by the coding sequence ATGCACAATTATTACTACTTTTTATTATTCGTTTTCATGAGTATTCCGGTCTGGGGAATTTCACAAGAACTAGAAACAACCACTTATTTCGGCAAGGATTATTTTCTATTGGAAGGCACTGCAATTGCCGATTCGTTAAAAGAAAACCGCTATGACAGGTTACCGGTATCCCTCAAAGATATTGTTCGAAAACCGGTGTGGGACTTGTCCAAGGCTTCGGCAGGAATGTCCATTCGGTTTTTTTCCAATTCAACAAGTATTAGTGTAAAGTGGACACTTTTAAATAACAATACCATGAATCACATGGCCGAAACCGGAATTAAGGGGCTTGATCTTTACTTTAAAAATAATGGGAATTGGCAATACCTAAATACCGCTCGCCCAACGGATATGGATAATGAATCTATGCTCATAAACACCATGACCGATGAAATGCGGGAATATAAAATGTATTTACCTCTTTACGATGGCGTTGTTCATCTTGAAGTGGGTATCGATCGGAATAGCGTGATTAAAAAACCGACCAAGAACAACGATTCCTCAATAGTGTTTTACGGAACCAGCATAACACAAGGGGGTTGCGCATCTCGCCCTGGTATGGCACATACCAATATTATTTCCAGAAAATTAAATATGGACTGTATCAACTATGGCTTTAGTGGCAATGGCAGGATGGAGCAACCCATAAATGAATTGATATCGGAATTGAACCCTGCTTTCTATGTGATTGAATGCTTGCCTAACATGAATCCCGAACAAATTACGGATAGGGCCATACCACTAGTAAAAACAATTAGGGAGAAGCATCCTGAAACGGCCATTGTTTTTGTCGAAAATTTCAAATATGAACAGTCCGCCCTAAGTAAACACTGGAGCAATATGGTTAAGGATCGAAATACGTCCCTAAAAACGGAATACACAAAAATGATGGATGGTGGATTTGAGCATATTTTTTATATAGATAGTAATAATGCTACGGGTGACGACCATGAAGGATCGGTTGATGGCGTTCATTTTACTGACTTGGGATTCATGAGGTACGCCGATTTTCTAATGGCAAAGTTCAAGGAATTTGGCCTTATTACTACAACTGAAGATTGA
- a CDS encoding 1,4-dihydroxy-2-naphthoyl-CoA synthase translates to MQAPNWQTALEFDDITYKKSNGVARIAFNRPNVRNAFRPHTTSELIKAFYDAQEDTSIGVVLLSAEGPSTKDGIWSFCSGGDQKARGEQGYVGADGQHRLNILEVQRMIRFMPKAVIAVVPGWAVGGGHSLHVVCDMTLASKEHAIFKQTDADVTSFDGGYGSAYLAKMVGQKKAREIFFLGRNYSAQEAFEMGMVNAVVPHDELEATAYQWAQEVLEKSPTSIKMLKFAMNLTDDGMVGQQVFAGEATRLAYMTEEAKEGRNAFLEKRKPNFGKNKWLP, encoded by the coding sequence ATGCAAGCACCCAATTGGCAAACTGCCCTGGAATTTGACGATATCACCTATAAAAAAAGTAACGGGGTGGCCCGTATTGCCTTTAACCGGCCCAACGTACGAAATGCCTTCAGACCGCATACGACGAGCGAGCTTATAAAAGCTTTTTATGACGCTCAGGAAGATACGTCCATTGGCGTCGTGCTACTTTCTGCAGAGGGTCCCTCTACCAAAGACGGTATTTGGTCCTTTTGCAGCGGTGGCGACCAAAAGGCGCGGGGAGAGCAGGGGTATGTAGGCGCAGATGGCCAGCACCGCCTTAATATCTTAGAAGTACAAAGAATGATCCGTTTTATGCCCAAGGCTGTCATTGCCGTGGTGCCCGGTTGGGCGGTAGGTGGCGGTCATAGCCTGCACGTGGTCTGTGATATGACCTTGGCGAGCAAGGAGCACGCCATTTTTAAACAAACAGATGCCGACGTCACCAGTTTTGACGGGGGATACGGTTCGGCCTACTTGGCCAAAATGGTGGGACAGAAGAAGGCCCGAGAAATTTTCTTTTTAGGGCGCAACTATTCGGCACAGGAGGCTTTTGAAATGGGTATGGTAAACGCCGTTGTGCCCCATGATGAATTGGAGGCCACAGCCTACCAATGGGCACAGGAGGTACTGGAAAAATCTCCGACCTCTATAAAAATGCTGAAATTCGCCATGAACCTCACCGATGACGGAATGGTGGGGCAACAGGTCTTTGCTGGGGAAGCCACGCGACTGGCCTATATGACCGAAGAGGCCAAAGAGGGCAGGAACGCCTTTTTGGAAAAACGTAAGCCGAATTTCGGTAAAAATAAGTGGTTGCCTTAA